The Streptomyces sp. NBC_00569 genomic sequence TGGGGAAGGTGGACTGGACTCCATGGCTCAGTGGACTTCGGCGGTCGGCGCGGCTCAGCTCGCCCGGCTGCTCACCTCCCAGCAGACACGCCCTCCGGGCCCCGGGAGCCGCCGTCCGCCCGCCTACCGCGCCCTCGCCGACGGCATCCGCCTCCTCGTCCTCGAAGGGCGCGTACCCGTCGCTGCGCGCCTGCCCGCCGAACGCGAGCTCGCCGTCTCCCTGGCCGTCAGCCGCACGACCGTCGCCGCCGCCTACGAGGCGTTGCGCGGCGAGGGATTCCTCGAATCGCGCAGGGGGGCGGGCAGCTGGACGGCCGTGCCGGCCGGGAACCCGCTGCCCGCGCGCGGCCTCGAGCCCCTGCCGCCCGAGGCTCTCGGCTCGATGATCGACCTCGGCACCGCGGCCCTGCCCGCCCCCGAGCCCTGGCTGACCCGCGCCGTCCAGGGCGCGCTCGGCGAACTCCCGCCCTACGCGCACACCCACGGCGACTACCCGGCGGGCCTGCCCGCGCTGCGCGAGATGCTGGCCGAGCGCTACACAGCCCGCGGTATTCCGACCATGCCCGAGCAGATCATGGTGACCACCGGCGCGATGGGCGCGATCGACGCGATCTGTCATCTGTTCGCGGGTCGCGGCGAGCGCATCGCCGTCGAGTCGCCCTCGTACGCCAACATCCTCCAGCTGATGCGCGAGGAGGGCGCACGGCTCGTCCCGGTCGCCATGGCCGAGGGGCTCGCGGGATGGGACCTCGACCGCTGGCGGCAGGTCCTGCGCGACGCGGCGCCCCGTCTCGCCTACGTCGTCGCCGACTTCCACAACCCGACCGGGGCGCTCGCCGACGAGGACCAGCGCAGGCAGCTCGTCGAGGCGGCGCGCTCGGCCGGCACGGTGCTCGTCGTCGACGAGACCATGACCGAGCTCCATTTCGACCCCGACCTGGACATGCCCCGCCGCGTCTGCGCCTTCGACCCGGCGGGCTCCACCGTCATCACGGTCGGCTCGGCGAGCAAGGCTTTCTGGGCGGGCATGCGCATCGGCTGGGTGCGGGCGGCGCCCGATGTGATCCGCAGCCTCGTGGCCGCGCGCGCCTACGCCGACCTCGGCACGCCGGTCCTGGAGCAGCTGGCCGTGAACTGGCTGCTCAGTACGGGCGGTTGGGAGGAGGCCGTGGAGCTGCGCCGCAGCCAGGCGAGGGACAACAGCGCCGCGCTGGTGGCCGCGCTGCGCCGCGAGGTGCCCGACTGGGAGTTCGACGTGCCGGTCGGCGGGCTGACGCTGTGGGTGCGTGCCGGAGGTCTGTCGGGGTCCCGGCTCGCGGAGGTCGGCGAACGCGTCGGCGTACGGGTGCCCTCGGGTCCTCGCTTCGGGGTGGACGGCGCCTTCGAGGGCTATGTGCGGCTGCCGTTCACCGTTTCCGGGGCGGTCGCCGACGAGGCGGCGGTGCGGCTCGCGGCGGCGGCGCGGCTCGTGCGGGAAGGCGGAGCATCCGGGGCTGAGCCGCCGCGGACACTCATCGCGTAGGGCCCTTCTTCTGGATCAGGCTGGATCAGGAGAGGCGCGGGGCCACACGCCGCGAGCCCGGCATGATCCGAAAGAAGGGCCCTGGGGCCGGTCGTCACCCTTCCGCGGCGACCGTCCGCACCGTACCCACCGCTTCCACCGCTTCCGCCACGTCGACCGGCTCGGCCGCTTCGACGACCGGTTCGGCCTCCGGGCTGTCGTCGTCCGGCGTCGTCCGCTGCGGGAGGAGCGCGAGCACCGCCTGCCGGTCCGCTTCACTGGTCGCGTCGTCGTAGGGGTCGGGGGTGGCCGGCACCTGGAGGCGGTGGACGGCCCCCGCGCCCAGGCGCGCGTAGCCCCGTCCCGCCGGGACGTCCGGGGTGGGCGTCGTGTGGGGCGCGACCCCGAGAACGTCCTCGATCTGGTCGTACGTGGCCGGGCCGAGCACCACGCGCGCGCGTGTGTGCTGACAGACGGCGTCGGTCAGGGAGTCGAGGCTGTCGAACTGGTCGGCCACGACGACCGTGACGTTGGCCGCGCGCCCGTGCCGCAGAGGGACCTGCAGGAGGGTCTGCGGGTCCTTGCGCCCGTCGGCCGCGGCCAGATGACCGAGGACGCTGGGCCGGTCGAACAGAATCCACAGGGGGCGCCGGGTGTCTTCGGGCGCGGGGTGGCCGGCCTGGCGCGCCCGGTTCGCGGAGATCAGGCGCCGCTCCGTCTCGTGGGCCGCCCATTCCAGGCTGGCCAGCGCGCCGGCGAGCCCGCACTCGACGGCCAGGACACCGCTGCGTCCGGTCAGGCACGCGTAGTCGCCCGTTCCGTTGCCCTCCACGATGAGGACGTCACCGTGCTGGAGGGCCTGGAGAGCGATCGAGCGCAGGAGTGAGGTGGTCCCGCTGCCGGGGTGGCCGACGGCGAGGAGATGCGGCTCGGTGGAGCGCATGCCTGTACGCCAGACGACGGGCGGCACGTCGCGCTGCTCGTCGCCGTCACCGAGGGGGAGGGTCCGCTGGGTGTCGCTCTCGTCGGTGAAGCCGAGAACCGTTTCGCCCGGTGCCGTGACGAAGCGCTGCGCGGCGATGTCGGTGGGCAGCGGGGGCAGGACGGTGACCGCCAGTCGGTTGCCCTCCTCGTCCCACTCGAAGTGGTACTCGCGGCCCCGGCCCGACTTGGCGTGCAGGAGCTGTTCGATGCGGGCGCGGGAGTCGGCCTCGCCGTCCGTGAAGTACGCCGGGTAGCGCACCACGATGCGTGAGACGCGCCCGTCGTCGTCGAAGTCGTACGACTCGAAGGCCTTCCGCCACTCGCCGCCGTGGGCGAAGAGCGGGTTCGGGTCCTCTGGGACGGAGAAGTACGGGACGAGCGCCTCGTAGAGCGCGGTGAGCCGCTCGACCTGGGACTCGTCGGGGCCGGTCGGCGCCGGCGGGGTGAGGTCCCGGCCCTTCCATGCGGCCGCTGCCATCAGGGTGATGAGCGCCAGCAGCGGCCCGTACGGAATCAGCACCACGACCAGGAACATGGCCGCCACCAGGAACAACAGTGGTCCCCGCCGGTCCTTCGGGGTGTCGGCCCACTTGTGCCGCCCTGCGGCTGCCAGGCGGCCCAGGCCCTTCGTGATCGTGATCAGGGGATGGAGTACGTCGGTGGCCCCGTCGGCTGCCGTCCGTGCCAGTTCCCGGCTCCGGGCGATGGAGGCGCTGCCGTTGCTCAGAATGCGGGGGAGGGGGCGCCGAGCCACTTCTGTCTCCTGATGGTGCGTGCGAGGGGGGAGGGGGTCAGAACTTGATCCCGCCGAGCAGGCCGGCCAGGCTCGCGCCGCCGGCCTTGATGCTCGGGGCGATGGCGGTGCCCGCCAGGTAGAACCCGAAGAGAGCGCAGGTCAGACCGTGCGATGGCTTGAGTCCGTCTTTGCGGAAGAAGAGGAAGGCGATGATTCCGAGCAGCACCACGCCTGAGATGGACAGGATCATTTGAGTTCTCCTGGTCGATGGGGACAGTCACCATGAGTTCTTCCAGGCTCACAGCATGTATCTATACGATAAAAGGTGCAAATGGGTGGAATATTCTTTAATTCACCCGTTCGGCAGGCGTCCGGTGAGCCTCCTGGGCGTGTGCTGTACCGCCGTCAGAGCTCTTCGTGATCTTTGCCTCGGTCGGCGCTGCTCATGTGTCGAACCGGGCAGTACTCTGTCGATTCACTCGTACGGCCGCACGGTCGTAGCACTCCGTATACGCAAAGGCGGTCTGTTCCGATGAGCGAAGTCCCCGACCCCGAGGTCGTGGAACTGGCGACCAAGATCTTCGATCTTGCGCGCCGGGGCGAGAGCGAACAGCTCGCCTCCTATGTCGACGCGGGTGTATCGGCGAACCTCACGAACGACCGTGGCGACACCCTCGTGATGCTCGCCGCCTATCACGGGCACGCCGAGGCGGTCCGCGCGCTCCTCGCGCGCGGCGCCGACGCCGACCGCGCCAACGACCGGGGCCAGACCCCGCTCGCGGGCGCCGTCTTCAAGGGCGCGGACGAAGTGATCCGGGCATTGCTGGACGGCGGTGCCGACCCGGCGGCGGGGACCCCGTCGGCGGTCGACACCGCCCGGATGTTCGGCAAGGCGGAGCTTCTGGAGCTCTTTGGCACTTCCTGAGACACCGGCTTTGACCAGCCAGAACGGGGGAGCAGGAAATGTGGTCGCGGCGAGAAGAACCGCTGGGTCATCATGACGACGTGATTTACGGACGCGACGGCGGGGCAGATGGTGCCACACCGCGTGGGCCGTGAACGGTCCGATTCGGGCCACAGACGAGAGGCAGAGGAAGATGGTCTACAGCAAGCAAGAGACGGCGGGCGCCCCGCAGTGTTGTCGCGCGGCCAGGTAGTGCAGTTCCCCCGGTTGCGTCGACGCTTGATGTGAGGCTGTTTCCCATGTTCGATCCGGTCATAGCGCCCAGCGGTACGCTGCTCGGCCTGCTGCAGAGGGGCCGTGGCGACGGCACCCTGCACGCGCTGACGGCGCCGCGCGCCGAAGCGCTCGCGGCTCTCAATCACTGTGTGCTGAGCGACCCCCGCCACGACTGGCAGGTGGAGAACCGCTCGCTGTACTACGCCCGTCTCTACCTCGACCTCCACGGAGAGCTCGGGGAGATCGAGCGGCACCTCTTCGACCCCGACGACGTCCTCAATACGGACGAGTCGCGCACGGGCCTCGCGCTCGCGGTCCTCGGCCACCTCGCCTCGTACGGCAGGCGCGACGCCCTGGAGCTGTTGCGCCGCTACGCCGCCTTCGGGTCCAGCTGGGCCTGGGCGCTCGACGAGCTGGCCCTGCGCGACGACGACGCGGGTCTGCGCGTGCTCGCCGCCCCCATCCTCGACAGATTCCCCGAGGGCGCCGAGGGCGACGCCGAACTGGCCGCCGCCGTGCGCGACGCCTTCGAACCGCGCCCTTGGCGGCTGTGGGCCGACGACCCCAGGGAAGCCATCGGCGCCCGCGTGCGCGCCGCTCAGGAACGCGGCTCCTTCGACCAGTGGCAGCGCCAGATGCGCCCCTCCGGGCCACGCCCCGGGTGGAGCGTGCGGGCCGTCTTCGACTGGGCCCAGGAAGGCCTCGAACGGGGAGCCGTCCTGTACGTGCCCGCCGCGCGCTGCCTGACCGCCGTCGCCGGACCCGGCGACAGGGCCGAGATCGTCCAGGCCGCGCTCACCGGGCATGACGGCGCCCGCAGCACGGCACTGCGCTATCTCGCCGACGCCCATGATCCCGACGTACTCGATCTGATCGAGGCCGCCGTGGAGAGTCCCTCGCACGCTGTCGTGGACGCCGCCCTCGACGCCTTCGAACGCATGCGGACGGTCGCCTCTCTGGAGCGCGCCCGCCGCTGGGCCCCCAGGCCCGACGCCCTCGGCGCCGCCGCGGGACGCATGCTCGCCTGCCGCGGCGGCGCCCAGGACACCGAACTGGTCCTGGCCGCACTGCGCGAGGCGGTGCGCGGCGAAGGCGCCGACGCACCGACACTGTGGCCCCTGGTCGACGGGGCCGGGCGCCTCGGCATCGCCTGCGCCGCCCCCGTCCTGCGCCACGTCTACAGAGAGACCGCCTCGTCCCATCTGCGCGGCCACGCCGCCAAGGCCCTGGCCGCCACCGACCCGTCCTTCGCCGCCGGATTCGCCGTCGAATGCCTGTGGGACTGCGAGGAATCGACCCGTGAGGTCGCCGCGCGCCACGCGGAGACGGGCGACGCGCGCGTCGTGGACCAGCTCCGGAGACTCGCCGCCGACCCGGCCGAGGAGGCCGAGGTGCAGACCGCGGTGCGCAGCAGAATAGGACCGGACGCGACGGCTTTGTGACCGGCGGCTTTCCGGGAGGCAACGCTCGAAGGACGCTGCCTCCCGGCCGCCGGCGGGCGAGGGCCAACGCTCATGGGACGTTCCTCGCCAGGAAAGATCCACGTTGACGTGGCCACGCTCGACGCGACGACAACACCGGTATGCGTGTCGTCATCGTCACCGAGTCCTTTCCCCCCGACATCAACGGTGTGGCTCACTGCGCCCTGCAGACCGCCCGGCACCTCGCCGCCCGCGGTCACGATCCCCTCGTCATCGCCCCGGCCACCGCGCCGGGCCCTGACGCCGACACCGACGCCCCTTGCCCCGTCATACGGGTGCCGTCCCTGCCCCTGCCGGGCTACCCGCAGGTCAGGGTGGCGCTGCCGAGCCGCCGGGTCGCCGCCGCCGTGGCCGCGCACGGCGCCGAACTCGTCCATCTGGCCAGCCCGTTCATCCTCGGCGTGCGCGGCATGGCCGCCGCGTCACGGCTGCGGATCCCCGCCGTCGCCGTCTACCAGACCGACCTCGCCGGTTACGCGCGTACGTACATGGGGGCCGGTGAGGCGACCGCTTGGCGGCGGATCCGCAGCGTCCACGGTGCCGCCGACCGCACACTCGCCCCGTCCAGCGCCGCGGTGCGCGACCTTGAGGTGCACGGGGTGCCGCGCGTGCGGCTCTGGCCACGCGGGGTGGACACCGTCCGCTTCCGGCCCGACCTGCGCGACGGGGCCCTGCGGCGCGAGCTCGCCCCTGACGGAGAGCTGATCGTCGGCTACGTCGGCCGGCTCGCCCCCGAGAAACAAGTCGACTTGTTGGCAGGCGCCTGCGCCCTCGACGGTGTGCGCGTGGTCGTCGTCGGCGACGGCCCCAGCGAGCCCGGCCTGCGCGAGGCACTCCCCGGCGCCGTCTTCCTCGGCCGCCGCACCGGTGCCGAACTCGCCCGCATCTTCGCCTCGTTGGACATCTTCGCCCACACGGGGCCCTACGAGACGTTCTGCCAGACCGTGCAGGAGGCCATGGCCAGCGGCGTGCCGGTGATCGCGCCCGCCGCCGGCGGGCCGCTGGACCTCGTCGCACACGGCAGGACCGGGCTCCTCGTGGCACCCGGCGACGCGGCCGCCGTACGCGACGCCGTCTGGTCGCTCGCCGAGGACCCGCTGCGCCGTCTCGCCTACGGGGCAGCCGGCCGCAGCACGGTCGAAGGGCGGACCTGGGCGGCCGTCGGTGACCAGCTCGTCGGCCACTACGAAGACGTCCTCGACGCGCGGACGGCGGTGGCGGCATGAGCGGGCTGCGGATCGTGCGTCTCGCCAACTTCGTCGCGCCCGCATCGGGCGGGCTGCGGACCGCCCTGCGGGAGTTGGGGGCCGGCTACCGCGCCGCCGGGCACGAGCCCGTCCTGATCGTGCCGGGGGAGCGGGCCGCCGAGCACGAGAGCGCGCAGGGCCGCGTCATCACGCTGCCGGGGACGCTGCTTCCCGGCACCGGGGGCTACCGGGTCCTCACCGACCGGCGGCGCGTGGCCGAACTGCTCGAGCGTCTCGCCCCCGACCGGATCGAGGTGTCCGACCGTACGACCCTGAGGTGGACAGGGGAGTGGGCACGGCGTGCCCGGGTGCCCGCCGTGATGGTGTCCCACGAGACGGCCGACGGCGTCCTGCGGACCTGGGGGCTGCCCGAGAAGGTCGCCCTGCGCGCCGCCGACGCGCTCAACTCCCGCACCGCGCACGCCTACGCGCGCGTGGTGTGCACGACCGAGTACGCCGAACGCGAGTTCATCCGCATCGGGGCACGCAACGTCGTACGCGCCCCGCTCGGCGTCGATCTGGAGCGCTGTCACCCGGGCCTGCGGGACCCCGCCGTGCGGGAGCGGTACGCGCGCGTGGGTGAGGTGCTGCTCGTCCTGTGCTCGCGTCTGTCCGTGGAGAAGCGGCCCGGGACCGCACTCGACGCGCTGGCCGCCCTCCGTCGCCGGGGGACGCAGGCGGTACTCGTCGTCGCCGGGGACGGGCCGTTGCGGGCCCGGCTCGAACAGCAGGCGCGCGCACGGAGGTTGCCGGTGAGGTTCCTCGGGCACGTCGCGGACCGCGGGCGGCTTGCGGCGTTGCAGGCCGCCGCCGACGTGTGCCTCGCGCCGGGACCCGCGGAGACGTTCGGGCTCGCCGCGCTCGAGGCGATGGCCTGCGGCACACCCGTCGTCGCCAGCGCGTCGTCCGCGCTGCCCGAGGTCGTGGGGTCCGCCGGGGGAGTCGCACAGGACACCGGTGAGGCGTTCGCCGTCGCGGTGACGGAACTCGTCGCACGGCCCCGGGACGAACGCCGCGAGGCCGCACGCGCGCGTGCGGAGTGCTTCGGGTGGGGCGCCGCGGTGGACGCCTTCCTGCAGGCGCATGACGCGGTACGGGTGAGGGCCGAGGTGCCTCTGCGGGGGACGGCGGACGTTTCTCTGCGGGGGACGGTCGACGTGCCGATACGGGTGACCGGGCGGGATGCCGTATGAGCGCGGTACTGCGGTTCGTCGCGCTCGGGGACTCACTCACCGAAGGGGTCGGCGACCCGGTGGGAGGCGCCTGGCGCGGCTGGGCCGAGCTGCTCTCCACCGGTCTCACCCCGGACGGCACACCCGTGGAGTTCCACAACTTCGCGGCGAGCGGCGCCCAGACATCTGACGTCCTCGCCCGGCAGATGCCCCAGGCGCTCGCTCTGCGGCCCGACATCGCCTCCGTCCTCGTCGGCGTCAACGACACCCTGCGCCGCACGTTCGACATCCACGCCGTGGCCGCCCGCCTCGACCACGTGTACGCGGCGTTCACGGAACAGGGCGCGGTCCTGCTCACGGCGTGCCTGCCCGACCCCGGCACGATGCTGGGGCTGCCCGGGCTGCTCGGCCGGCCTCTCGCGAGGCGCCAGCAGGCGGTGAACTCGGTCGTCCACGCCCTGTCCGAGCGTTACGGCGCCGTGCATCTGCACGCGGCCGAGGGGGCATGGGTCGCCGACCGCTCCATGTGGAGCGCGGACCGGCTGCACCCCGGTGAACGGGGGCACCGGATGCTCGCCGCGCGGTTCCACGCCCTGCTCGCGGCCGACGGGCACGCCCAGGGCACGCCGCCGTCGCCGCAGCCCGAACGGCCCGCGCCCACGCGCTCGGCGAGCTTGTTGTGGCTCGCCACGGCCGGCACGGGCTGGGTCGCACGGCGGTGCACCGACCTGCTGCCCCAGCTCCTCACCCTCGCCGCGGACGAGCTGCGCCACCGGGCACGTGGCACCAGCGCCCGTCTGGACCTGCGGGCGTCCAGCTCGGCGCTCGCGGCGCTGGCGGCCGTGGAACAGGCGGACGCGGCGTGAGGGCGGTTGGCGCGTGAGGTGACGTGATGGTGGGCGGATCCGGTCCCGGGGGTCGGTGGTCGCTGAGAGGGCTACCCGTCAGCGGCCCGCCACCGGGACGAAACGACGAAACGGACCGGTGTGCCCGGGGTCGCCTGTGCCGCGGCGGGCAGGTCTTCCCGGCGTACGACCGCGACCACGGGACAGCCGCCCGTCGTCGGGTGGTCGGCGAGGAACACGACCGGCCTGCCGTCCGGCGGTACCTGTACGGCCCCAAGGGCCATTCCCTCACTGGGGAGTTCGCCCTCCGACGCCCTGAACGGGGGCGGCTCTTCCGTTCGCAGGCCGATGTGGTTGCTCGCCGACGACACGCGGTACGCGCGTGTGGTCGGCGCGCGCAGGGACGCCGCAGCGAACCAGTCCGCGCGCGGCCCGAGCGAGACACGCAGCACCAACTCACGCGGCGGCCCCGGCTGCGGGGCTATGTCCACGCGCGCGTGCACCGTCGACACCGTGCCCAGGGGGAGCACCGCGCCGTCCGCGAGGGGGGCCGGGCCGAGCCCGGAGAGCAGGTCGGTCGACCGGCTGCCGAGGACCGGCTCGACGGCCACCCCACCGGCGAACGCCGCGTAACTGCGTACCCCGCAGAGCGCGGGTCCGAGGTCGAGGAGCGCCCCGGCCGGGATCCGTACGGGCGCGCCCCAGGCGACCGGCCGTCCGTCCACGGTCACCCTGCACGGCGCGCCCACCACGGCGACCGTCACCTCGCAACGCGGCCGTACGGCACATCCGTCGAGGGTGGTCTCCAGGACGGCGGCCGCGGGCGGGTTGCCGACGAGCCGGTTGGCGAGGCGGGCGGCGGGGAGGTCGAGCGCGCCGGAGTGCGGCACCCCGAGATGCGCGTGTCCGGGCCCACGCACTCTGCACCGCTCCCAGGGTGCGGCCACGGTTCCTGGCCGTGGTGTACTCGGCGACGAGGATCGCGCCGACCGCCCACTCACCGCCGAAGCCGAGGCCCTGAAGGGCGCGGAAGACCGGCAGCGTCTCGTAATCGGGGGCGAAACCGCAGGCCACGGTGAAGACCGCGTACGTGGCGACCGTGATCAGCAGGGCCTTCACGCGGCCGATGCGGTCCGCGACGACGCCGGCGACGGCGCCGCCGATCGCGGAGACGACGAGCGGGACCGTGGTCAGGCCGGTCTGGCCGCTGTCGAGCCCGAAGTACGCGGCGAGCGCGACCATGCTCAGCGGCAGCGTGAAGTGGTCGAACGAGTCGAGCGCATAGCCCCCGAAGGCGCCCCCGAAGGCGCGTCGGCCGCGCGGGCCGAGATCGCGCAGCCAGCCGAACGCGCCCTCCGAGGGCGGGAGTTCACCAGGGCGCGCGGGAGATGAGGGCACTGCCGCGTCGGGC encodes the following:
- a CDS encoding SCO1417 family MocR-like transcription factor, whose amino-acid sequence is MAQWTSAVGAAQLARLLTSQQTRPPGPGSRRPPAYRALADGIRLLVLEGRVPVAARLPAERELAVSLAVSRTTVAAAYEALRGEGFLESRRGAGSWTAVPAGNPLPARGLEPLPPEALGSMIDLGTAALPAPEPWLTRAVQGALGELPPYAHTHGDYPAGLPALREMLAERYTARGIPTMPEQIMVTTGAMGAIDAICHLFAGRGERIAVESPSYANILQLMREEGARLVPVAMAEGLAGWDLDRWRQVLRDAAPRLAYVVADFHNPTGALADEDQRRQLVEAARSAGTVLVVDETMTELHFDPDLDMPRRVCAFDPAGSTVITVGSASKAFWAGMRIGWVRAAPDVIRSLVAARAYADLGTPVLEQLAVNWLLSTGGWEEAVELRRSQARDNSAALVAALRREVPDWEFDVPVGGLTLWVRAGGLSGSRLAEVGERVGVRVPSGPRFGVDGAFEGYVRLPFTVSGAVADEAAVRLAAAARLVREGGASGAEPPRTLIA
- a CDS encoding ankyrin repeat domain-containing protein, which codes for MSEVPDPEVVELATKIFDLARRGESEQLASYVDAGVSANLTNDRGDTLVMLAAYHGHAEAVRALLARGADADRANDRGQTPLAGAVFKGADEVIRALLDGGADPAAGTPSAVDTARMFGKAELLELFGTS
- a CDS encoding HEAT repeat domain-containing protein; this encodes MFDPVIAPSGTLLGLLQRGRGDGTLHALTAPRAEALAALNHCVLSDPRHDWQVENRSLYYARLYLDLHGELGEIERHLFDPDDVLNTDESRTGLALAVLGHLASYGRRDALELLRRYAAFGSSWAWALDELALRDDDAGLRVLAAPILDRFPEGAEGDAELAAAVRDAFEPRPWRLWADDPREAIGARVRAAQERGSFDQWQRQMRPSGPRPGWSVRAVFDWAQEGLERGAVLYVPAARCLTAVAGPGDRAEIVQAALTGHDGARSTALRYLADAHDPDVLDLIEAAVESPSHAVVDAALDAFERMRTVASLERARRWAPRPDALGAAAGRMLACRGGAQDTELVLAALREAVRGEGADAPTLWPLVDGAGRLGIACAAPVLRHVYRETASSHLRGHAAKALAATDPSFAAGFAVECLWDCEESTREVAARHAETGDARVVDQLRRLAADPAEEAEVQTAVRSRIGPDATAL
- a CDS encoding glycosyltransferase family 4 protein — translated: MRVVIVTESFPPDINGVAHCALQTARHLAARGHDPLVIAPATAPGPDADTDAPCPVIRVPSLPLPGYPQVRVALPSRRVAAAVAAHGAELVHLASPFILGVRGMAAASRLRIPAVAVYQTDLAGYARTYMGAGEATAWRRIRSVHGAADRTLAPSSAAVRDLEVHGVPRVRLWPRGVDTVRFRPDLRDGALRRELAPDGELIVGYVGRLAPEKQVDLLAGACALDGVRVVVVGDGPSEPGLREALPGAVFLGRRTGAELARIFASLDIFAHTGPYETFCQTVQEAMASGVPVIAPAAGGPLDLVAHGRTGLLVAPGDAAAVRDAVWSLAEDPLRRLAYGAAGRSTVEGRTWAAVGDQLVGHYEDVLDARTAVAA
- a CDS encoding glycosyltransferase, with the protein product MSGLRIVRLANFVAPASGGLRTALRELGAGYRAAGHEPVLIVPGERAAEHESAQGRVITLPGTLLPGTGGYRVLTDRRRVAELLERLAPDRIEVSDRTTLRWTGEWARRARVPAVMVSHETADGVLRTWGLPEKVALRAADALNSRTAHAYARVVCTTEYAEREFIRIGARNVVRAPLGVDLERCHPGLRDPAVRERYARVGEVLLVLCSRLSVEKRPGTALDALAALRRRGTQAVLVVAGDGPLRARLEQQARARRLPVRFLGHVADRGRLAALQAAADVCLAPGPAETFGLAALEAMACGTPVVASASSALPEVVGSAGGVAQDTGEAFAVAVTELVARPRDERREAARARAECFGWGAAVDAFLQAHDAVRVRAEVPLRGTADVSLRGTVDVPIRVTGRDAV
- a CDS encoding SGNH/GDSL hydrolase family protein, which translates into the protein MSAVLRFVALGDSLTEGVGDPVGGAWRGWAELLSTGLTPDGTPVEFHNFAASGAQTSDVLARQMPQALALRPDIASVLVGVNDTLRRTFDIHAVAARLDHVYAAFTEQGAVLLTACLPDPGTMLGLPGLLGRPLARRQQAVNSVVHALSERYGAVHLHAAEGAWVADRSMWSADRLHPGERGHRMLAARFHALLAADGHAQGTPPSPQPERPAPTRSASLLWLATAGTGWVARRCTDLLPQLLTLAADELRHRARGTSARLDLRASSSALAALAAVEQADAA
- a CDS encoding biotin-dependent carboxyltransferase family protein — translated: MRGPGHAHLGVPHSGALDLPAARLANRLVGNPPAAAVLETTLDGCAVRPRCEVTVAVVGAPCRVTVDGRPVAWGAPVRIPAGALLDLGPALCGVRSYAAFAGGVAVEPVLGSRSTDLLSGLGPAPLADGAVLPLGTVSTVHARVDIAPQPGPPRELVLRVSLGPRADWFAAASLRAPTTRAYRVSSASNHIGLRTEEPPPFRASEGELPSEGMALGAVQVPPDGRPVVFLADHPTTGGCPVVAVVRREDLPAAAQATPGTPVRFVVSSRWRAADG